The following coding sequences are from one Sphingobium sp. RAC03 window:
- the fghA gene encoding S-formylglutathione hydrolase — METVSTNRAFGGVQGVYRHASAVCGGDMTFSVYVPPHAPGAKLPVVWYLSGLTCTHANVTEKGEYRRLCAELGLILVAPDTSPRGEAVADDPDGAYDFGLGAGFYVDATQPPFATHYHIWSYVTEELPALVAAQFPADMDRQSIMGHSMGGHGALTIGLTFPDRFKAVSAFAPIVAPSQVPWGQKALSGYLGDDRAAWRRHDAVALIEDGARIADLLVDQGEADPFLTEQLRPDLLDAACKAAGIPLTLRLQPGYDHSYYTISTFMEDHLRWHSARL; from the coding sequence ATGGAGACGGTATCGACCAATCGCGCTTTTGGCGGGGTGCAGGGCGTCTATCGTCATGCCTCCGCCGTCTGCGGCGGCGACATGACCTTCTCGGTCTATGTCCCGCCCCATGCGCCCGGCGCGAAGCTACCAGTGGTCTGGTATCTGTCAGGGCTGACTTGCACCCATGCCAATGTCACGGAAAAGGGCGAATATCGCCGCCTCTGCGCGGAACTGGGCCTGATCTTAGTCGCGCCCGACACGTCGCCGCGCGGCGAAGCTGTGGCCGATGATCCCGATGGCGCCTATGATTTTGGGCTTGGGGCGGGCTTCTATGTCGATGCGACGCAGCCGCCCTTCGCCACCCACTATCATATTTGGTCCTATGTGACCGAAGAACTGCCTGCGCTGGTTGCGGCGCAATTCCCCGCCGACATGGACAGGCAGTCGATCATGGGCCATTCCATGGGCGGCCATGGCGCATTGACCATCGGACTGACCTTCCCCGATCGGTTCAAAGCCGTGTCCGCCTTCGCCCCGATCGTTGCCCCCTCGCAAGTGCCCTGGGGCCAGAAAGCGTTGAGCGGCTATCTCGGTGATGATCGCGCGGCCTGGCGTCGTCATGATGCGGTGGCACTGATCGAGGATGGCGCGCGGATCGCCGACCTGCTGGTGGATCAGGGAGAAGCCGATCCCTTCCTCACCGAGCAGCTCCGTCCCGACCTGCTGGACGCGGCTTGCAAGGCGGCGGGCATTCCGCTGACGCTGCGACTCCAGCCTGGCTATGACCATAGCTATTATACCATCTCGACCTTCATGGAGGATCATCTGCGCTGGCATAGCGCCCGCCTCTGA